From Zingiber officinale cultivar Zhangliang chromosome 5B, Zo_v1.1, whole genome shotgun sequence, the proteins below share one genomic window:
- the LOC121986702 gene encoding putative F-box protein At5g66830 — protein sequence MSTSWSEIPTDLLYSILSKLSIPDLFRSAAVCSHWSAVVDKLRRSPDDQRPQIPWLVPKGQFLIDGDCNYQNDYNFFSLSEGRVYDIPSPATRFLKTVVGSSHGWLITVRKVSVQLLNPITQVHINLPSTPTVGGRNLVAIKAVLSSDPSGGGDYSVVFVFYSRSMRKEFLFFVNAGDEKWKMITGDGYHYDDIAFDKGKLYAVTRSKEHAEVMVAAYDLITLNSNPTWTPVVALSDFIWAFDVVSYFLCTSSDDLLLTRIMTKKSEHLYINKWEVCKVKKVEYYINILDVLKVDTEEGVTIKMNNLGKYTLFLSATSSLCIDTCSLPDLRSNYIYILNDLCEIGYRDNLVYNMEDESFTSLSLPPLSSPRRRRSLLSPPKLQRPVVVWFAPSIALHADPM from the coding sequence ATGTCTACTTCTTGGTCGGAGATTCCTACGGATCTCTTATACTCAATCCTATCCAAGCTCTCCATCCCCGACCTCTTTCGCAGCGCCGCCGTATGCTCACATTGGTCCGCCGTAGTCGATAAGCTCCGCCGCAGCCCCGATGATCAACGCCCTCAGATACCATGGCTTGTGCCGAAAGGGCAATTCCTTATAGACGGAGATTGTAACTATCAAAACGACTACAACTTCTTCAGCTTATCGGAGGGCCGCGTGTATGATATCCCAAGCCCCGCCACTCGCTTCCTAAAGACTGTCGTCGGATCTTCTCATGGCTGGCTCATAACCGTCCGCAAGGTTAGTGTGCAGCTCCTGAACCCTATCACCCAGGTGCATATCAACCTTCCTTCGACCCCCACCGTGGGCGGCCGGAATTTGGTGGCCATCAAGGCGGTGCTGTCCTCAGATCCCTCCGGAGGTGGAGATTACAGCGTCGTCTTTGTATTCTACAGCCGTTCTATGCGGAAAGAGTTTTTGTTCTTTGTTAATGCAGGAGATGAGAAGTGGAAGATGATAACCGGAGATGGTTATCACTATGACGATATAGCCTTCGACAAGGGCAAGCTCTATGCGGTGACACGGTCTAAAGAACATGCGGAAGTGATGGTAGCGGCGTATGATCTCATCACGCTGAATTCGAATCCGACATGGACGCCGGTGGTAGCTCTGTCAGACTTCATTTGGGCTTTTGATGTCGTCTCGTACTTTCTTTGCACGTCTTCAGATGATCTACTGCTCACACGGATCATGACGAAAAAATCAGAACATTTATATATTAACAAATGGGAGGTTTGTAAAGTGAAAAAAGTAGAATATTATATTAACATATTGGATGTTTTGAAAGTGGATACAGAGGAAGGCGTTaccatcaaaatgaataatttggGGAAGTATACTCTTTTCTTGAGCGCAACTTCTTCTCTGTGCATTGATACTTGTTCATTGCCGGATTTGAGGTCGAACTACATTTATATCTTGAATGACTTGTGCGAGATTGGCTACCGTGATAACTTGGTTTACAACATGGAGGACGAAAGCTTCACCTCCTTGAGTTTGCCTCCATTATCATCTCCAAGGCGGCGGCGGTCATTATTATCACCTCCAAAGCTGCAGCGGCCAGTCGTAGTTTGGTTTGCACCCAGTATTGCATTGCATGCTGATCCAATGTAA